The following proteins are co-located in the Methylomonas sp. 11b genome:
- the fdhF gene encoding formate dehydrogenase subunit alpha, whose amino-acid sequence MSDNNEIDYGTPASSSANQVTLEIDGHKVTVNAGSSVMRAAAEAGISIPKLCATDSLDPFGSCRMCLVQIEGARGYPASCTTPVAEGMKVCTQNDKLASIRRGIAELYISDHPLDCLTCAANGDCELQDTVGQVGLREVRYGFDGENHLDSEKDTSNPYFSFDPAKCIVCSRCVRACEEVQGTFALTIDGRGFDSKVSPGQNQPFMESECVSCGACVQACPTATLMEKSVIDHGVPEHSTITTCAYCGVGCSFKAEMKGEQLVRMVPDKNGQANHGHSCVKGRFAFGYATHKDRITTPMVRENISDPWREVSWEEAISFAATKLKGIQAKYGKDSIGGITSSRCTNEETYLVQKLIRAGFGNNNVDTCARVCHSPTGYGLKSTFGESSGTQTFDSVMQSDVIMVIGANPTDGHPVFGSMMKRRLRQGAKLIVVDPRSIDLVSNSPHVKADYHLKLRPGTNVAVVTALAHVIVTEGLADEKFALERCDIESFNKWKTFVALPQHSPEAVAELTGVPAETMRAAARLYATGGNGAIYYGLGVTEHSQGSTTVIGIANLAMATGNIGRDGVGVNPLRGQNNVQGSCDMGSFPHEFVGYRHVSDSQTRVQFETAWNVALSSEPGLRIPNMFAAAIDGSFKGLYVQGEDIAQSDPDITHVHHALRELECLVVQDIFLNETAKFAHVFLPGSSFLEKNGTFTNAERRISPVRKVMTPLGGKEDWEVTQDLSNALGYPMNYSHPSEIMAEIAALTPQFAGVSYEKIDEMGSIQWPCNDETPDGTPIMHADHFVRGKGRFMLTEYVATEERTSSKYPLILTTGRILSQYNVGAQTRRTENVAWHEEDRLELHPHDAEVLGISDGDWCGVKSRSGETVLRALITDRMQPGVVYTTFHFPHSGANVITTDNSDWATNCPEYKVTAVHVAKVAQTSAWQQEYQDFSDNQLSLLENRIAVNE is encoded by the coding sequence ATGTCTGACAATAACGAAATAGATTACGGAACTCCCGCAAGTTCGTCTGCAAATCAAGTCACTCTGGAAATCGACGGCCACAAGGTCACTGTCAATGCCGGCAGTTCCGTGATGCGCGCCGCCGCCGAAGCGGGGATCAGCATTCCTAAATTGTGCGCCACCGATAGCCTGGATCCGTTCGGTTCTTGTCGGATGTGCCTGGTGCAAATCGAAGGTGCGCGCGGCTATCCGGCTTCCTGTACTACCCCGGTGGCAGAAGGCATGAAGGTATGTACCCAGAACGACAAGCTAGCCAGCATCAGACGCGGCATTGCCGAACTATACATCTCCGATCATCCTTTAGACTGTTTAACCTGCGCCGCCAACGGCGATTGCGAATTGCAGGATACCGTCGGCCAAGTCGGCTTGCGCGAAGTGCGTTACGGTTTCGACGGCGAGAATCATCTGGATTCCGAAAAAGACACCAGCAACCCCTATTTCAGCTTCGACCCGGCAAAATGTATCGTTTGTTCACGATGCGTCCGTGCCTGCGAAGAGGTACAAGGTACCTTCGCATTGACCATCGACGGCCGCGGCTTCGATTCCAAAGTCTCTCCAGGGCAAAATCAGCCATTCATGGAATCCGAATGCGTATCCTGCGGCGCTTGCGTGCAAGCCTGCCCCACCGCGACACTGATGGAAAAATCGGTAATCGACCACGGTGTTCCGGAACATAGCACCATCACCACCTGCGCCTATTGCGGTGTCGGTTGCTCATTCAAAGCCGAAATGAAAGGCGAACAACTGGTACGCATGGTGCCGGATAAAAACGGCCAAGCCAATCACGGCCACTCTTGCGTCAAAGGCCGATTTGCATTCGGTTATGCCACGCACAAAGACCGTATCACCACCCCTATGGTACGGGAAAACATTTCCGATCCTTGGCGCGAAGTCAGTTGGGAAGAAGCGATCAGTTTTGCCGCCACCAAATTGAAGGGGATCCAAGCCAAATACGGCAAAGACTCAATCGGCGGCATTACCTCTTCGCGTTGCACTAACGAAGAAACCTATCTGGTGCAAAAATTAATCCGTGCCGGCTTCGGTAACAACAATGTCGATACCTGTGCCCGCGTTTGCCATTCGCCGACCGGCTACGGCTTGAAAAGCACTTTTGGCGAATCATCCGGCACCCAAACCTTTGACTCGGTGATGCAGTCCGATGTGATTATGGTAATCGGCGCCAATCCGACTGACGGCCACCCGGTTTTCGGTTCGATGATGAAACGCCGCTTACGCCAAGGCGCGAAACTGATCGTGGTCGATCCGCGCAGTATCGATTTGGTTAGCAATAGCCCACATGTGAAAGCCGACTACCATCTGAAACTTCGCCCCGGCACCAATGTTGCGGTTGTCACCGCATTGGCTCACGTCATTGTCACCGAAGGCTTGGCGGATGAAAAATTCGCACTGGAACGCTGCGATATTGAGTCGTTCAATAAATGGAAAACCTTTGTTGCGCTGCCCCAACATTCACCTGAGGCCGTCGCCGAATTAACCGGCGTACCCGCCGAAACCATGCGCGCAGCGGCTCGCTTGTACGCAACGGGCGGTAATGGCGCGATCTATTACGGCTTGGGTGTGACCGAACATAGCCAAGGTTCAACAACAGTTATCGGTATCGCTAATCTGGCAATGGCAACCGGTAACATTGGCCGCGATGGGGTTGGCGTCAACCCGCTACGCGGACAAAACAATGTCCAAGGCTCTTGCGATATGGGTTCGTTCCCGCACGAGTTTGTCGGCTACCGCCATGTTTCCGACTCGCAAACTCGCGTTCAGTTTGAAACTGCTTGGAACGTGGCGCTGTCCTCAGAACCCGGCTTACGTATCCCGAATATGTTTGCCGCCGCTATCGACGGTAGTTTCAAAGGCTTGTACGTACAAGGCGAAGACATCGCTCAATCCGATCCTGATATCACCCACGTACATCACGCGCTACGTGAATTGGAATGCTTGGTCGTACAAGACATTTTCCTGAACGAAACCGCTAAATTTGCTCACGTGTTTTTACCAGGCTCCTCGTTCCTGGAAAAGAACGGCACGTTTACCAATGCTGAACGCCGGATTTCGCCGGTTCGTAAAGTGATGACCCCGCTGGGTGGCAAGGAAGACTGGGAAGTAACCCAGGATTTGTCGAACGCCCTGGGTTATCCGATGAATTACAGCCATCCTTCGGAAATCATGGCCGAAATCGCGGCGCTGACACCGCAATTCGCCGGTGTCAGTTACGAAAAAATCGACGAAATGGGCAGCATACAGTGGCCTTGCAATGACGAAACACCCGATGGCACGCCGATTATGCACGCCGACCACTTCGTGCGCGGTAAAGGCCGCTTCATGCTAACCGAATATGTCGCTACCGAAGAACGTACCAGCAGCAAATATCCGTTGATTCTGACTACCGGCCGGATCTTGTCGCAATACAACGTCGGTGCCCAAACTCGCCGCACGGAAAACGTCGCCTGGCACGAGGAAGATCGTCTGGAATTGCATCCACACGATGCTGAAGTACTGGGTATTAGCGATGGCGACTGGTGCGGCGTGAAAAGCCGTTCCGGGGAAACCGTGTTGCGCGCTTTGATTACTGATCGCATGCAGCCTGGCGTGGTTTACACCACGTTCCATTTCCCACATTCAGGCGCTAACGTCATCACCACCGATAACTCGGACTGGGCAACCAACTGTCCGGAATACAAAGTCACCGCTGTACATGTCGCCAAAGTTGCACAAACTTCGGCATGGCAACAGGAATACCAAGACTTTTCCGACAATCAGTTGTCTCTACTGGAAAACCGCATCGCGGTCAACGAGTAA
- the fdhD gene encoding formate dehydrogenase accessory sulfurtransferase FdhD, with product MDAVSSELGWTSYRTGTFDSWRGPVHTAKEDYVAEEVPVVLVYNTIPHVVMLTTPLNLEDFALGFSLTEEIIGHTSELQSVRVVQRSKGVEVRMTIPEKRFEKLHGKGKNMTGRTGCGLCGATTLEQAIRRPHHVGQGLALNAALLSSGFADMAQKQSLNMLTGAVHAAAWLHPERGIVTVREDVGRHNALDKLIGSLAKANCDFENGWLLVTSRASYEMVQKAASVGITLLAAISAPTALAIQLAEECGLTLVGFARHENHMIYTHPHRLQHYQESAA from the coding sequence ATGGATGCAGTCTCAAGCGAACTGGGCTGGACCAGCTATCGAACCGGTACGTTCGATAGCTGGCGCGGCCCAGTTCACACCGCGAAAGAGGATTATGTCGCTGAAGAAGTGCCGGTGGTGTTGGTTTACAACACCATTCCGCACGTGGTGATGCTGACGACCCCTCTCAATCTAGAAGATTTTGCATTGGGCTTCAGTCTGACCGAAGAAATCATCGGCCATACGTCGGAATTGCAGTCGGTACGCGTCGTACAACGCTCCAAAGGAGTGGAAGTTAGAATGACGATTCCTGAAAAGCGTTTTGAGAAACTGCACGGCAAGGGAAAAAACATGACCGGCAGAACCGGTTGCGGTTTGTGCGGAGCCACCACCCTGGAGCAAGCCATTCGGCGTCCCCATCATGTGGGGCAAGGTTTAGCGCTGAATGCAGCGCTATTAAGCAGCGGTTTCGCCGATATGGCGCAAAAGCAATCTCTGAATATGCTGACCGGTGCGGTCCATGCGGCAGCGTGGCTGCACCCGGAACGCGGCATCGTTACTGTAAGGGAAGATGTCGGCCGTCATAATGCACTGGATAAACTGATCGGTTCATTAGCCAAGGCCAACTGCGATTTTGAAAATGGCTGGCTGCTGGTGACCAGCCGCGCCAGTTATGAAATGGTACAAAAAGCGGCCAGTGTTGGCATCACCTTGCTGGCAGCCATCTCGGCACCTACCGCGTTAGCAATTCAATTGGCGGAAGAGTGCGGACTGACCCTGGTTGGCTTCGCCCGCCACGAAAATCATATGATCTACACTCACCCTCATCGTTTACAACATTACCAAGAATCAGCCGCATAA
- a CDS encoding formate dehydrogenase subunit delta: protein MDNHNLIKMANNIGAFFKSEPDRELAIKGVEQHIRNFWEPRMRKAIVEYVQQGGKELMEIVSEAVLRIAK from the coding sequence ATGGATAACCATAACCTCATTAAAATGGCCAACAACATTGGCGCTTTTTTCAAATCCGAACCCGACCGGGAATTGGCCATTAAGGGCGTTGAACAACATATCCGAAACTTTTGGGAACCGCGCATGCGTAAAGCGATTGTCGAATATGTGCAACAAGGTGGTAAAGAGTTAATGGAAATAGTGTCGGAAGCCGTATTGCGTATTGCCAAGTAA
- a CDS encoding TolC family outer membrane protein: MHLACVSSSQALSLQESIQKVLDENPKIQAAKSERRAVEEEIGQAKAGYFPTVDVTAGIGWEESNNPTTRGRGDGSVFYHREEGAILARQMLFDGLATPNEVERQEARTDSRAYTVFGQSEITALDGVEAYIKVLRRQELLNLAKENLQRHQGTNDQIKLRSERGVGKRADVDQSMGRVALAEKNVLSEIGNLKDAETSFLRVIGILPEGIQPIQSPGTALPQSLDQAIEEALADHPILKSANSDIDSAFAQHATAMAPYFPRFDIEAGASHNYNLDGIRGTNSDMTAMLRMRYNIFNGGKDIARREQTAQLINQAKDIRDNTHRQVIESMRLSWVAHQTVKSQLEFFKQHVDSSEKTISAYQQQFNIGQRTLLDLLDTFNEAYIAKSSYINAKYDELFSQFRILASKGQLNKYLGTTLPSEVQPLSSAD; encoded by the coding sequence ATGCATTTGGCCTGTGTATCAAGCAGTCAGGCGTTGAGTTTGCAAGAATCTATTCAGAAAGTGTTGGATGAAAATCCCAAAATCCAAGCTGCCAAATCAGAACGCCGCGCAGTTGAAGAGGAAATCGGTCAAGCCAAGGCCGGTTATTTTCCAACTGTGGATGTCACAGCCGGCATCGGCTGGGAAGAATCGAATAACCCTACCACCCGTGGCCGCGGTGACGGATCGGTTTTTTATCATAGAGAGGAAGGGGCGATTCTGGCCAGGCAAATGTTGTTTGATGGTCTGGCTACTCCGAATGAAGTGGAGAGGCAGGAAGCTCGGACCGACTCTCGGGCTTACACAGTATTCGGCCAGTCGGAAATAACCGCGCTCGATGGTGTTGAAGCCTATATTAAGGTGTTGCGGCGTCAGGAGTTGTTGAATCTGGCTAAGGAAAATCTGCAACGCCATCAAGGTACCAACGATCAAATCAAACTGCGTAGCGAACGCGGCGTCGGCAAACGGGCGGATGTCGACCAGTCAATGGGCAGGGTAGCCTTGGCGGAAAAGAACGTGTTGTCCGAAATCGGTAATTTGAAAGATGCCGAGACCAGTTTCTTGCGAGTCATCGGCATATTGCCGGAAGGTATTCAACCGATTCAATCGCCGGGAACCGCGCTACCCCAATCGCTGGATCAAGCGATAGAAGAAGCGTTAGCCGATCATCCCATTCTGAAATCTGCTAATTCAGATATCGATTCGGCATTTGCCCAACATGCTACGGCTATGGCCCCCTATTTTCCGCGTTTTGATATTGAGGCCGGCGCCAGTCATAACTACAACTTAGACGGTATCCGCGGCACCAATTCCGATATGACGGCAATGTTACGTATGCGCTATAACATTTTTAACGGCGGCAAGGATATAGCTCGCCGCGAGCAAACCGCGCAGTTAATCAATCAGGCCAAGGATATTCGCGATAATACGCATAGGCAGGTGATTGAAAGTATGCGTTTGTCTTGGGTCGCTCATCAAACCGTGAAGAGCCAGTTGGAGTTTTTTAAACAACACGTCGATTCCAGCGAAAAGACCATCAGTGCTTATCAGCAGCAGTTCAATATTGGTCAACGGACCTTATTAGATTTGCTGGATACCTTCAACGAGGCTTATATTGCTAAAAGCTCGTATATCAATGCTAAATACGATGAGCTGTTTTCGCAATTTCGAATTTTAGCGAGCAAGGGCCAACTGAATAAATATTTGGGTACGACTTTGCCATCCGAAGTTCAACCGCTTAGTTCCGCTGACTAA
- a CDS encoding response regulator transcription factor, whose product MANILIYSNNPQLTAQWTHALIAGYNVSMLHSIRSEYTADAVIFDAKKLDDDAGLLTVFANKKVRFLVIGSDWPEHKQIEVLINGAAGYCEQSEASELLMRAVACILAGDIWIRRALVPKVIGVLTSARRTQLTPSTVDTELKLKQLASLSAREVEVADMIRQGESNKRIAFAMNISERTVKAHLSSIFRKLHVDDRLRLAILLKEIDQYQRGMS is encoded by the coding sequence GTGGCTAACATACTGATTTATTCCAATAATCCTCAGCTGACGGCGCAGTGGACTCATGCGCTGATCGCGGGATATAACGTTAGTATGCTGCACAGTATCCGCAGCGAATATACCGCCGATGCAGTGATTTTCGATGCAAAAAAACTGGATGACGATGCCGGTTTGTTAACGGTTTTTGCCAACAAAAAAGTCCGTTTCCTGGTCATCGGCTCCGATTGGCCGGAACATAAGCAGATCGAGGTGCTGATTAACGGTGCCGCCGGCTATTGCGAACAGTCCGAAGCATCGGAGCTTTTAATGCGTGCGGTAGCTTGTATTTTGGCGGGTGATATTTGGATTCGTCGGGCCTTGGTGCCCAAGGTCATTGGTGTGTTGACCAGTGCCAGACGTACACAACTTACGCCTAGTACCGTCGATACCGAACTAAAGCTAAAGCAACTGGCCAGTTTATCCGCGCGCGAAGTGGAAGTGGCGGACATGATACGGCAGGGTGAAAGTAATAAGCGTATTGCTTTTGCTATGAATATTTCCGAGCGGACTGTAAAAGCGCATTTATCGTCGATTTTTAGGAAACTGCATGTCGACGACCGCTTAAGACTAGCCATATTGTTAAAAGAAATCGACCAATATCAGAGAGGAATGTCATGA
- a CDS encoding HlyD family type I secretion periplasmic adaptor subunit has translation MLKKIAEWRAEHRYRAEDQRFLSDVNAANLYELPLQSHLILWFAAAFVAASLVWAGFASLDEVTRGEGKTIPSSQVQVVQNLEGGIVSEILVQEGQLVDKDQVLLQLDQVRFASSFKEAKLKYYELLANTARLNAEINGTPLAIPEEVMKNAPQIADNVRQLLVSKQNEIRSNSDIFAEQVRQKEQEIIEIQSKSDQLARSYKLLQDEVKMSEPLVADGAMSQVELLRLQRAANDLKGDLNSANLAMPRLRSSLDEARNKLAEIKIRYKTEALKELNEVKAELDRTSESAVALEDRVSRTRVLSPVKGTVKRIKVATVGGVIQPGMDLLEIVPLEDQLLIEAKIRPADIAFLRPGQKAVVKLSAYDFSIYGGLEASLEHISADSIPGEKKDEDSYYLIRLRTAKNYLEKGGERLEIIAGMTAEVDILTGKKTVLDYLLKPILKARDRALRER, from the coding sequence ATGTTGAAAAAAATAGCCGAGTGGCGCGCCGAGCATCGGTATCGAGCCGAAGATCAGCGTTTTTTAAGCGACGTCAACGCCGCTAATCTTTACGAATTACCCTTGCAAAGCCATTTGATCCTGTGGTTTGCCGCGGCTTTTGTTGCGGCATCCTTGGTTTGGGCCGGGTTTGCCAGCTTGGATGAGGTTACGCGCGGCGAAGGTAAAACCATACCCTCCAGTCAAGTGCAGGTGGTGCAGAACCTGGAGGGCGGTATCGTTTCGGAAATATTGGTGCAAGAAGGTCAATTGGTGGACAAGGATCAGGTTTTGCTGCAACTCGATCAAGTCCGTTTTGCTTCCTCGTTTAAAGAAGCCAAGTTAAAGTATTACGAGTTGTTGGCAAATACCGCGCGCTTGAATGCCGAAATTAACGGCACGCCTTTGGCAATTCCGGAAGAGGTTATGAAGAATGCACCGCAAATCGCCGACAACGTCAGGCAATTGCTGGTTTCCAAGCAGAACGAAATAAGATCGAATAGCGACATTTTTGCCGAGCAGGTGCGGCAGAAAGAGCAGGAAATTATCGAAATTCAGTCGAAAAGCGACCAATTGGCGCGTAGCTACAAACTTTTGCAGGACGAAGTAAAGATGTCCGAACCGTTGGTGGCTGATGGGGCTATGTCGCAAGTTGAATTACTGCGCTTACAACGTGCTGCTAATGATTTGAAAGGCGACTTGAATTCCGCAAATTTGGCGATGCCGCGGCTACGTTCGTCATTGGACGAAGCGCGCAACAAATTGGCGGAGATCAAGATTCGCTATAAAACCGAAGCGTTGAAAGAATTGAACGAAGTGAAGGCGGAACTGGATCGCACATCCGAATCTGCTGTAGCTTTGGAAGATAGAGTTAGCCGTACCAGAGTGCTGTCGCCGGTAAAAGGCACGGTAAAGCGCATCAAAGTGGCTACGGTGGGCGGTGTCATTCAACCCGGCATGGATTTGCTGGAAATCGTGCCTTTGGAAGATCAGCTGTTGATTGAAGCGAAAATTCGGCCGGCGGACATTGCTTTTCTTCGCCCTGGGCAGAAAGCTGTGGTAAAACTAAGCGCTTATGATTTTTCGATCTACGGTGGCCTGGAGGCCTCTTTGGAACACATCAGCGCCGACAGCATACCCGGCGAGAAGAAAGATGAGGACAGTTACTATTTGATTCGTTTGCGCACCGCTAAAAACTACCTGGAAAAGGGCGGCGAACGTTTGGAAATTATTGCCGGGATGACCGCGGAAGTTGATATTTTAACCGGAAAAAAAACAGTGCTTGATTACCTCTTGAAGCCGATATTGAAAGCCAGGGATAGGGCTTTAAGAGAACGATAA
- a CDS encoding type I secretion system permease/ATPase: MPDSGQISGPADSTFDDPLLLALLSVCKLLHIPQTATALVAGLPLVENRLTPGLFVRAAERAGLTSRLLRRPLEKISNLVLPAVLLLKDGNACVLLAKSGENYTVVLPETDSGEKTVSAAELQASYSGSAFFVQLQHRFDGRTAESAVPKVKHWFWDVLYKSWPIYAEVLAASLLINLFALAAPLFFMNVYDRVVPNHALETLWVLTIGVLIVFGFELAMKLLRSYFIDAAGKRADIILSANIFEKLMNIRMEARPPSVGAFANNLSEFESFREFLTSATLVTLIDLPFLFLFLLIIYSVGGNLALIPLAILPLAMLIGIALQAPLKNTINAMFKFGGEKNATLVEALSNLETIKTAGAEGQLQRRWEQNVGEIARLGLKSRFYAGLTVNLTAFLQQLASVLVVVAGVYRITDGDLTTGGLVACTMLTSRALAPVGQVAALLTRYHQAVTALGSFNRMMALPVERENGKDYLHRPRFNGEIEFKQVRFSYPQQPVKALDGISFKIKAGERVGFIGRIGSGKSTLEKLMLGLYQAQEGSILIDGTDIRQIDPSDLRRQIGYVPQDISLMFGSVKDNIVLGSRYADDAAVLKAAAIAGVDQFVSKHPAGFDLQVGERGASLSGGQRQSIALARALLLSPSIFIMDEPTNAMDNSSEEAFKQRFAAQLGQQTLILVTHRMSLLSLVDRLIVMDGGHMVADGPKEHVLEALRQGQIKVAI, from the coding sequence ATGCCTGATAGCGGCCAGATATCCGGACCAGCAGATTCCACGTTTGACGATCCTCTATTGTTGGCTTTGCTATCGGTCTGCAAGTTGTTACATATTCCGCAAACTGCAACGGCCTTGGTAGCCGGACTGCCCTTGGTCGAGAATAGATTGACGCCCGGTTTGTTCGTGCGCGCCGCTGAACGCGCTGGTTTGACCAGCCGCTTGTTGCGCAGACCCTTAGAGAAAATTTCCAATTTGGTATTGCCGGCAGTGCTGTTGCTGAAAGACGGTAATGCCTGTGTATTGCTTGCCAAGAGCGGTGAAAACTATACGGTAGTGTTGCCGGAAACCGATAGCGGCGAGAAGACCGTTAGCGCTGCGGAGTTGCAAGCTAGTTACAGCGGTTCGGCTTTTTTCGTGCAGTTGCAGCACCGCTTTGACGGGCGCACTGCGGAATCGGCTGTACCGAAGGTCAAACATTGGTTTTGGGACGTGCTTTATAAGTCCTGGCCTATCTATGCGGAAGTGCTGGCGGCCTCGTTATTAATCAATCTGTTCGCTTTGGCCGCGCCCTTGTTTTTCATGAATGTTTATGATCGCGTGGTACCGAATCACGCGCTGGAAACGTTGTGGGTACTGACTATAGGTGTGCTGATCGTGTTTGGTTTCGAATTGGCGATGAAGCTGCTACGAAGCTATTTTATCGATGCAGCCGGCAAACGCGCCGATATTATTTTGTCGGCGAATATTTTCGAAAAACTGATGAATATTCGTATGGAAGCCCGGCCGCCATCGGTGGGTGCTTTTGCAAACAACTTAAGCGAATTCGAATCCTTTCGTGAATTTTTGACCTCGGCAACGCTGGTGACACTGATCGATTTGCCGTTTTTGTTTTTGTTTTTACTGATCATTTATAGTGTCGGCGGCAATTTGGCCTTGATTCCATTGGCGATTTTACCGTTAGCAATGTTGATTGGTATCGCCTTGCAGGCGCCATTGAAAAACACGATCAACGCCATGTTCAAATTCGGCGGTGAAAAAAATGCCACGCTGGTGGAAGCGTTGTCCAATCTGGAAACGATCAAAACGGCCGGCGCGGAAGGACAATTGCAGCGCCGTTGGGAACAGAATGTCGGCGAAATCGCCCGGCTGGGCTTAAAGTCGCGGTTTTATGCCGGCTTGACCGTCAATTTGACCGCATTTTTGCAGCAATTGGCATCGGTGTTGGTGGTGGTGGCCGGCGTCTACCGGATTACTGATGGTGATTTGACGACAGGCGGCTTGGTGGCTTGCACCATGCTGACCTCGCGGGCCTTGGCTCCGGTCGGGCAGGTCGCGGCACTATTGACCCGTTACCATCAGGCGGTGACCGCCCTGGGGTCGTTTAACCGAATGATGGCTCTACCGGTGGAACGCGAGAACGGCAAGGACTATTTGCATAGACCGCGCTTTAACGGCGAGATTGAGTTCAAGCAGGTTCGCTTCAGCTATCCGCAGCAGCCGGTCAAGGCCTTGGATGGCATATCGTTTAAAATCAAGGCCGGCGAGCGCGTGGGTTTTATCGGCCGAATAGGTTCCGGCAAGAGCACGCTGGAAAAATTGATGCTGGGTTTGTACCAGGCTCAAGAAGGTTCGATCTTGATAGACGGCACCGATATTCGCCAAATCGATCCTTCCGATTTACGCCGGCAAATCGGCTATGTGCCGCAAGATATTTCCTTAATGTTCGGTAGCGTGAAGGACAATATCGTTTTGGGTTCGCGCTACGCCGATGATGCTGCGGTGTTAAAGGCGGCGGCGATTGCCGGCGTCGATCAGTTCGTCAGTAAACATCCCGCCGGTTTTGATTTGCAAGTGGGCGAGCGCGGCGCATCCTTGTCGGGTGGGCAACGGCAAAGTATTGCGCTGGCCAGAGCCTTGCTGTTGTCGCCGTCGATTTTTATTATGGACGAGCCGACTAATGCGATGGACAACAGTAGCGAAGAAGCCTTTAAACAGCGGTTTGCCGCGCAATTGGGGCAACAGACTCTGATACTGGTCACGCATCGCATGTCGCTGCTCAGCTTGGTGGACAGGCTGATCGTGATGGACGGCGGGCATATGGTCGCAGACGGCCCCAAGGAACATGTGCTGGAAGCCTTGCGCCAAGGACAGATCAAGGTGGCTATCTAA
- the truD gene encoding tRNA pseudouridine(13) synthase TruD, translating into MTDFNLPEWPYAYGGPSGTGDIKTEPEDFVVEEVLSFEPEGSGEHIFLHIEKIGENTEYVARQLARHVGVRQRDVSYAGLKDRHGRTRQWFSVWLPGKDDPDWSAIETEHLQVLQTVRHARKLKRGVLAGNRFNLLIRNWTGDQESTEKQLQQIKAQGFPNYFGPQRFGHQGQNINRALAMFAGAKVKREQRSLYLSAARSYLFNLILAQRVEQANWHQALNGDVFKLDGSNSCFTGDSDDASLSARVEQGDIHPTGTMWGRGGKIATAEAGAIEDAVIAANASIADGLLAFDLEADRRALRTLPQDLEWQWLDNQLKLSFNLPAGSYATALLREIIGGASGAGD; encoded by the coding sequence ATGACAGATTTTAATTTACCCGAATGGCCCTACGCGTACGGCGGACCCTCAGGTACCGGAGATATCAAAACCGAGCCCGAGGATTTCGTAGTCGAAGAAGTTCTATCGTTCGAGCCGGAAGGCAGCGGCGAGCATATATTCCTGCATATCGAAAAAATCGGTGAAAACACCGAATATGTCGCGCGGCAGCTGGCTCGTCATGTCGGGGTCAGGCAGCGAGATGTCAGCTATGCTGGTCTTAAGGATAGACACGGCCGAACGCGGCAATGGTTTAGTGTGTGGTTGCCGGGTAAGGACGATCCGGATTGGTCAGCTATCGAAACCGAGCATTTGCAAGTGTTGCAAACGGTCCGCCACGCCCGAAAACTAAAGCGCGGTGTTTTGGCGGGCAATCGATTTAACTTGCTGATCCGAAATTGGACGGGCGACCAAGAAAGCACCGAAAAGCAACTGCAGCAGATTAAAGCCCAAGGCTTTCCCAATTACTTCGGACCGCAACGTTTCGGTCATCAAGGCCAAAATATCAATCGCGCGCTGGCCATGTTTGCCGGTGCCAAGGTCAAGCGGGAACAACGCTCTTTGTATTTATCGGCAGCGCGCTCGTATTTGTTCAATCTGATCTTGGCGCAGCGCGTCGAGCAAGCGAATTGGCATCAAGCATTGAATGGCGATGTATTCAAGCTTGACGGCAGTAATAGCTGTTTTACCGGCGATAGCGACGACGCCAGTCTGTCGGCTCGCGTCGAACAGGGTGATATTCATCCCACCGGGACCATGTGGGGCCGTGGCGGTAAGATTGCCACAGCTGAGGCTGGTGCGATAGAAGACGCCGTGATTGCCGCTAACGCATCCATAGCCGACGGATTGCTTGCGTTTGATCTGGAAGCTGATCGACGCGCTTTACGCACATTGCCGCAAGATCTGGAGTGGCAGTGGCTGGATAATCAACTCAAGTTGAGCTTCAATTTGCCCGCCGGTAGCTATGCCACCGCCTTGTTACGGGAAATAATTGGCGGTGCATCTGGTGCCGGTGATTGA